In the genome of Planktothrix agardhii NIES-204, one region contains:
- a CDS encoding glycosyl transferase, group 1, putative gives MKIAIITSGFLPVVDGVTITVFQRIQKLSQLGHQVLLFCPDYSALPTIYPHWKDYTGDILPGVRVINLDSTAFTGVDFERNVSQKSYQIVLEELEQFQPDIIHVDEPERLWLGFLKRPGIDFSKQYNIPCVSFFHSNLMEYLEDYLPLPYVIIAGIQFLLKFHFRWTYNGYNATLTASSSSAKKLVKVGLCNVIFDQLLGVDLEQFNPYKREENFFAKHYHLSNVDDKVKLIFLGRLTPDKGWKFTLKSLPKIQELIDLDQVSFIIAGDGELKDEIAQNFKSFTSNIHFLGRVEPSQVAGLLANSDIHITTSEKETRGLTILEAFASGIPVLAPAAGGVIDSIESGKNGLLFTPKNADDFAKKLKVLVENSGLREQMGQQGRETVKDFSWDEAVQNLLEIWKQQIEQK, from the coding sequence ATGAAAATTGCAATCATTACGTCAGGATTTCTTCCCGTTGTTGATGGCGTGACCATAACGGTTTTTCAGCGAATTCAAAAGCTGAGTCAACTCGGACATCAGGTTTTATTATTTTGTCCTGATTATAGTGCATTACCAACCATTTATCCCCATTGGAAAGATTATACAGGAGATATTTTACCTGGAGTTCGGGTTATTAATTTAGACAGTACCGCCTTTACGGGGGTTGATTTTGAACGGAATGTGAGTCAAAAATCTTATCAAATCGTATTAGAAGAATTAGAACAGTTTCAACCCGATATTATTCATGTTGATGAACCGGAAAGACTGTGGTTAGGGTTTTTAAAACGACCTGGAATCGATTTTTCTAAACAATATAATATTCCCTGCGTGAGTTTTTTTCATAGTAATTTAATGGAATATTTAGAGGATTATTTACCGTTACCCTACGTTATTATTGCAGGGATTCAGTTTTTATTAAAATTTCATTTTAGATGGACGTATAACGGCTATAATGCAACGTTAACCGCTAGTTCCTCTAGTGCTAAAAAGTTGGTTAAGGTTGGACTTTGTAATGTTATTTTTGATCAGTTATTAGGCGTTGATTTAGAACAATTTAATCCCTACAAACGGGAAGAAAACTTTTTTGCTAAACATTATCATTTATCTAATGTTGATGACAAGGTTAAACTAATCTTTTTAGGACGGTTAACGCCTGATAAGGGGTGGAAGTTTACCCTTAAATCTTTACCGAAAATACAAGAATTGATTGATTTAGATCAAGTTAGTTTTATAATTGCAGGCGATGGGGAATTGAAAGATGAAATTGCTCAGAACTTTAAATCTTTTACCTCTAATATTCATTTTTTAGGGCGGGTGGAACCGAGTCAAGTTGCAGGACTTTTAGCCAATAGTGATATCCATATTACTACGTCGGAAAAAGAAACCAGAGGGTTAACAATATTAGAAGCATTTGCATCAGGTATTCCGGTTTTAGCACCTGCTGCGGGTGGGGTTATTGATAGTATTGAATCGGGGAAAAATGGATTGTTATTTACACCTAAAAATGCTGATGATTTTGCTAAAAAGTTAAAAGTTTTAGTGGAGAATTCGGGGTTACGGGAACAAATGGGACAGCAAGGGAGAGAAACTGTTAAAGATTTTAGTTGGGATGAGGCGGTTCAAAATTTATTAGAGATTTGGAAACAACAAATTGAGCAGAAGTAA
- a CDS encoding hypothetical protein (conserved hypothetical protein) — MDLVFDIIDQVNLGVPRSQRHYEQMFFKSQNSWQSWITFASAIGLSFTLINSPLAVAERVNPVLLASQPQRAILTGRNGQYVVRIVVNSSADTAWKVLTDYNNFYQFLPNVTSSKLLKVQGNQKVFEQVYRIKALIVDETSRIRLSASETYPKQIAFKLVEGEVKALQGSWTIEPISSKQVIIQHQVNVDPGLTRTRALFYTIYENTLKMTLEAIKKESERRN; from the coding sequence TTGGATTTAGTTTTTGATATAATTGACCAGGTTAATCTTGGTGTGCCGCGCTCTCAGCGCCACTATGAACAGATGTTTTTTAAGTCTCAAAACTCTTGGCAATCTTGGATTACCTTTGCGTCTGCTATTGGTTTAAGTTTCACCTTGATCAATAGTCCCCTTGCAGTTGCTGAACGCGTTAATCCTGTTCTGTTAGCCAGCCAGCCTCAACGGGCAATATTAACCGGAAGAAATGGGCAATATGTGGTTAGAATTGTTGTCAATAGCTCTGCGGATACCGCTTGGAAAGTGTTAACAGATTATAATAATTTTTATCAATTTTTACCTAATGTTACAAGCAGCAAACTGTTAAAAGTTCAAGGAAATCAAAAAGTTTTTGAACAAGTGTATAGAATTAAAGCACTCATTGTTGATGAAACAAGCCGAATTCGCCTTTCAGCCAGCGAAACTTATCCTAAACAAATTGCATTTAAACTCGTTGAAGGAGAGGTGAAAGCGTTACAAGGAAGCTGGACAATTGAACCGATTTCCTCTAAACAAGTGATTATTCAGCATCAAGTTAATGTTGATCCCGGTTTAACCCGCACCAGAGCTTTATTTTATACTATCTATGAAAATACATTGAAAATGACCTTAGAAGCCATTAAGAAAGAATCTGAACGTCGCAATTAA
- a CDS encoding beta-ketoacyl synthase, translating to MTKWILCDRKSEFADSNKLHTELSPTKRALLALEQMQAKLEALENRHHEPIAIIGTGCRFPGGVESPEQFWQLLRNGVDAIAPVPQDRWNIDEYYHPNPDIPGTICNRLGGFVGNLQDFDAQFFRISPREAASLDPQQRLLLEVSWEALENAGLAVDRLVGNQTGVFVGICANDYWHRLLSRQNTEIDAYLATGNSHSLAAGRISYSFGFTGPSLALDTACSSSLVAVHSACQSLRNQECNLAIAAGVNRILSPQMSINFSRAKMLSPEGRCKTFDQAADGFVRGEGCGVIVLKRLNDAIASNDNILAIIRGSAVNHDGRTSGLTVPNGRAQQTVIQQALENGRVKPEQVSYIETHGTGTPLGDPIEVNALNAVYGENRADHFPLIIASIKTNIGHLEAAAGMAGLIKVILALQHQEIPPHLHFNTPNSHIDWDKIAVKVPTVFLPWVRGNQDRIAGVSSFGFSGTNAHVILAEAPLLETKSITTEPTVNLLTLSAKTPTALQQLAVRYQNYLKNNKNHALADICFTANIGRSQFNHRLAIITRSKQELQQQFAEFCSGGTPEELFQGRVRENQVNHSFFPDLEFLPLQNDAKLLSNLAEFYVNGGSVNWEKFYQGYSGCKVVLPNYPFQRQQFWI from the coding sequence TTGACAAAATGGATTTTATGCGATAGAAAATCAGAATTTGCTGATTCTAATAAATTGCATACCGAACTATCCCCAACCAAACGAGCACTTTTGGCCCTCGAACAAATGCAAGCCAAACTAGAGGCGCTGGAAAATCGCCATCATGAACCCATTGCCATTATTGGGACGGGATGCCGTTTTCCAGGGGGTGTGGAAAGTCCCGAACAATTTTGGCAACTGCTGCGGAATGGCGTTGATGCGATCGCACCTGTTCCCCAAGATCGCTGGAATATCGATGAATACTATCATCCAAACCCCGACATCCCAGGAACCATTTGTAACCGTCTGGGGGGGTTTGTCGGCAATTTACAGGATTTTGATGCTCAATTTTTCCGCATTTCTCCCAGAGAAGCCGCCAGTCTCGACCCCCAACAACGCCTGCTTTTAGAAGTGAGTTGGGAAGCATTAGAAAATGCGGGTTTAGCCGTCGATCGCCTCGTGGGAAACCAAACGGGAGTCTTTGTTGGCATCTGTGCAAATGATTATTGGCATCGGTTACTCAGCCGCCAAAACACTGAAATTGATGCTTATCTTGCCACTGGAAATTCCCATAGCTTGGCGGCCGGTCGAATTTCCTATAGCTTTGGTTTTACTGGCCCTAGTTTAGCGTTAGATACGGCTTGTTCCTCTTCATTAGTTGCCGTTCATTCCGCTTGCCAAAGTTTAAGAAATCAGGAGTGTAATCTGGCGATCGCAGCAGGGGTTAACCGAATTCTTTCTCCGCAAATGAGCATTAACTTTTCTAGGGCAAAAATGTTATCCCCAGAAGGACGTTGTAAAACCTTTGATCAAGCGGCGGATGGATTTGTTCGGGGGGAAGGTTGCGGGGTCATTGTATTAAAACGGTTAAACGATGCGATCGCTTCAAATGATAATATATTAGCGATTATTCGGGGTTCTGCCGTTAACCATGATGGTCGTACCAGTGGCTTAACAGTTCCCAATGGTCGCGCCCAGCAAACCGTGATTCAGCAAGCGTTAGAGAATGGTCGAGTTAAACCAGAACAAGTCAGTTATATTGAAACTCATGGCACTGGAACTCCATTAGGAGATCCGATCGAAGTGAATGCTTTAAATGCCGTTTATGGCGAAAATCGAGCAGATCATTTTCCTTTAATTATCGCTTCTATTAAAACCAATATTGGTCACTTGGAAGCGGCGGCAGGAATGGCTGGATTAATTAAAGTTATTTTAGCATTACAACATCAAGAAATTCCACCCCATTTACATTTTAATACCCCTAATTCTCATATTGATTGGGATAAAATAGCGGTTAAAGTTCCAACCGTTTTTTTACCTTGGGTGAGAGGAAATCAAGACCGAATAGCAGGGGTCAGTTCCTTCGGATTTAGTGGAACGAATGCCCATGTTATCTTAGCAGAAGCTCCGTTATTAGAGACGAAATCAATAACAACAGAACCAACTGTTAATCTATTAACTTTATCGGCAAAAACTCCAACCGCTTTACAACAGTTAGCTGTCCGATATCAAAATTACTTAAAAAATAATAAAAATCACGCTTTAGCCGATATTTGTTTTACTGCGAATATCGGGCGATCGCAATTTAATCATCGGTTAGCCATTATTACCCGATCTAAACAAGAATTACAACAACAATTCGCTGAATTTTGTAGTGGAGGAACCCCAGAAGAACTATTTCAAGGACGAGTGCGAGAAAATCAAGTTAATCATAGTTTTTTCCCAGACCTAGAGTTTCTACCCTTACAAAACGACGCGAAATTGTTATCTAATTTAGCAGAATTTTACGTTAATGGAGGGTCGGTTAATTGGGAGAAATTCTATCAAGGTTATTCGGGTTGTAAAGTAGTGTTACCTAATTATCCGTTTCAAAGACAACAATTTTGGATTTAG